A region from the Triticum urartu cultivar G1812 chromosome 1, Tu2.1, whole genome shotgun sequence genome encodes:
- the LOC125532782 gene encoding uncharacterized protein LOC125532782, producing MHKGGNSAGPGNLAQTRALARESARQTKFFHPSPKRKRITTVARGPPPDLFCPRSNPSTKSNPRSSSTAAVAAPTPLPLTTPSLLADLCNPIGIYGGSAWISASPPSRRIWCARSKSPPSLRHHHQNCSTPPVASLASTRRRAWVDSPHGFLPANGDAVPPLHYARTTRSLDLSWWKLDEVLLGKGLETGSSSGWFVRGFSSAHDLQMVQPVLASSNLEAHSRPVGHISLSVA from the exons ATGCATAAGGGCGGAAATTCTGCCG GCCCAGGTAATTTGGCCCAAACGCGCGCATTGGCGCGGGAGAGCGCGCGACAGACCAAATTCTTTCACCCATCACCCAAAAGAAAAAGAATTACAACCGTGGCCCGAGGGCCTCCACCCGACCTATTCTGCCCCAGATCGAACCCTTCCACCAAATCGAACCCTCGCTCCTCCTcgaccgccgccgtcgccgcccccaccCCTCTGCCGTTGACCACACCCTCCCTCTTGGCTGATCTGTGCAACCCCATCGGGATCTATGGCGGCAGTGCTTGGATCTCGGCGTCGCCTCCCTCCAGACGCATCTGGTGTGCGAGATCAAAGTCGCCTCCCTCCCTTCGACACCACCATCAGAACTGCTCGACACCGCCGGTCGCCTCCCTCGCTTCTACACGGCGACGAGCATGGGTGGATTCCCCTCATGGCTTCCTCCCCGCGAACGGCGACGCGGTGCCTCCTCTCCACTATGCACGTACAACACGCTCCTTAGATCTGTCCTGGTGGAAACTCGACGAG GTGCTATTAGGGAAAGGATTGGAGACTGGTTCTAGTAGTGGTTGGTTTGTTCGAGGATTTTCTAGTGCTCATGATTTGCAAATGGTTCAGCCAG TACTGGCGTCTAGCAACCTTGAAGCCCACAGTCGACCTGTAGGCCACATCTCTCTCAG TGTTGCATGA